The Arachis ipaensis cultivar K30076 chromosome B05, Araip1.1, whole genome shotgun sequence nucleotide sequence TTAAAATTCATAGGAAGTAGGATTGAAATTGGTTTACATTCTTGCATATTAAAGCGTTGCAAGATTTTCCTCAAATAATTTTTTTGCGGTAGCCAAATCTTTCTATCCTTTTTGTCTCGGTGGATTTGCATCTCTAAAATCTTGTTTACTAGTCCTAAGTCTTTCATATTAAATCGTTGACCAATTGTGTATTCAATTCTTGAATTTGATCTTTGTTGGGACCTAccaccaacatgtcatccacatacaacagCAAAATGATAAAATCATTATCACTAAACCTCTTGTAATAGGTACAATAATCTAAACTACGTCTGTTGTATCCAAAACTAATAATAAAAGAATCAAATCTCTTGTACAATATTTTGATGCTTACTTTAGACCGTACACAGATTTAGTAAACCTACAAAccgaattttcttttctttgttcttcAAAGTCTTCTGGTTGGACCATATATATCTCTTTTTCAAGTATTCCATGGAAAAAAAGCAGTATTTACATCTAGTTGCTCTAGATGTAAATAAAAAACAGCACACATAGCCAAAAGCCCAAAACTGTTCTGATAATAGTTAGTCTTACcatagaaaaaaatatttcattgaagtcGATACCTTTTTTCTGAGCATATCCTTTGACAACTAATCTTGCACGATATCCTTTCACCTGATCATTATTATCTCGCTTGATCTTGTAAGGCTTTTCGACCTGTTGGAAGTGTTACAAAGTCCCAAGTATGGTTTCTATGTATTGCtttgatttcttcttgttttgctgTCATCCACATAGAAATATTTAGATTGCGCATAGCTTACATAAGTTGTTGGCTCTCCTTCTGTCAGAAGATAATATGCATCGTGGCTTGCCAAAATATAATTTGAGTGCCAtgataatgtttttttttttgtcgagTGGATTGACGAACTTCTCTGTCATTGACCTCTGGTTCTTGTTCTTCATACTTTGGTTCTGCTTCAGAAAAATCACATTCTTTGCATTTCTCATCTATTTGTACAATGGCTGTCTCCTTAAtagtattgttattttcttgATCTCTTTGCAATTTATCTTCTACAAATATTACATCTCTACTGACAACAATTTTGCGGGTAGTGGGATCCCACAAAACCCCTTATATTAACTCCGTCAGGATAATCCAAGAATATATATTTCCTAGACTTTGGGTCCAAGTTTGTTCTTTCCTGAGAATTATAAATCATGTACACAGGAcaactaaatatatataaaaaagaaattaGGTAGTTTACCTTGCCACATCTCTGTTGATGTCTTCAACCCTATTGCAGTTGATGGTGATTGATTTATGGCACAACAAGTGGTTTTATCAGCTTTTGCCCAAAAAAGACTTGGCTAAATCTGCAGTTTGCAACATAGTTCGTGTTCTTCCTAGAAGAGTCATATTCATTCGTTATGCTACATCATTTTTTTAAGACGTATATGCAACTGTGTATTGTCGTTGAATGCCTGCTTGCTTCcaaaatattagaaaaattaccatCGACATATTCTCCTCTATTATCTGTCCTTAAACACTTGATCTTCTTTCCAAATTCAAGTTCTAACTTTGTTTTGAACTCCTTGAACATTGCAAACACATTTGAATTCATCTTTTAGACTCTAATTTGTTGTTGTGATTTGTGGTGCTTTTGTCTCCTCTAGCCTCCATGGCCGATCTATTCTCTGCACCGTTCGCATTAGCTACAAACGAAGCCTTTTCGCATCGTGCTGTGACTCTGCCATGCGTGCTGCCAAAGACCcgatgaagaaggagaaaaaaaagagaagtttgAGGAGCTACTACTGCTGCTGCGGCTATTATTCCTCCTGAAACTCCATTATGCCACCACCACCGTACGTGAAGGGGGAGAAATAGAAGTTAAGAGATGTAGATTTTGCAGCAAGAACGAGCCTCTCTAAATGTTAAGATTaatgatttgaaaattttaataataaataaaaataccacATAATCATATTGCTTTGAGAGTTTGTCATCTTATCACTAACATTTACCACGTTAGTATTTTCTGCCCATGGTAAGCAGTTAATTAATGGTTGAtcatttttgttaaatttaataatttttcggAGACTAATTTACTGTTtatgttttttaaaattatatttgttgGTGTTAAAATATTTCAGGTATTATTTTAATAGTTTACTCTTTAGAAGCGAGCAAAcatcccctttttttttcaataCGCTACTAAGAATATGTGATACATaccaattaatttaaaattatataaacaaTTAGATGTTAATTTCAAATAAACGTTTCACTCAAATTATTTTTGCAATGTAAATAAAACAGAGAAAATAATATTACAGTCGCTAAAATTGAACAGAGGAATATGAAGATATTTATTTCTGTGTTAtaagaaaattaatttttcttcctaataaaatttgttaaataTGATCTTAATTACTAAAAAGTCTTTTTTATATATTTCATttcatttaatatttaaaatgatGATGTATGTCATATATCAATACATCAATCTAGTGATACTAATTAGAGTTAGATACAGATCATCTATAtgtttttatataataatttaaacCTTTTAAAATGTAGTTCATCATACTATACCAAAATTTTTATAGCGAAAAGTCTAACGTTAAAGATAGAATTTGaagataaagaaaaaataaaacctATACAttgtttaaagttttaaatataAGATTATTCATGTGTTTCTAGTTTAGAATACGAGACTTGTTAACTCAACTTAAAATGAGAAGGAAAACGAAAAAGCCTCGAACCAAAATGGAAATAAGGCCAATAATTTTGTACTTGATTTGTAAAAGGAATATATATAGACATATACGTAATATGTGTGGGGTGTGTTTGTGGCGTACAACTGGTTAGAGGAAGGAATCCGAAAGCGGATAATGTTTGATAATGACTCACGGGATGCCTCCATCCCTCAACCAACTTGTGTTACAAAGTAGTTGCTTATGTTTCTGACTTTCTGTACACATATATCATATATCCACCTACTAACGCATCCATCTCCATCATCATTGTTCTCACCACCCGTGAGGCATCCCTGCATTCATCCTGCACAGATATGAAAACCACCTTACGGTGGTCCATCTCCATGCAAAACATCCTTATTAGACTTCCAATTTAGGTTGGTTATTCTTGCCATCTCTCTCACTTTACCTTCTTAAAGAGAAGGAAAAGGGGCAACCTATCTTACTAATAATAAGAAACGGGTGAATAGGCATTGTTAGTggaaaggaagtaattaattGGGATTTATCAGCACCGATGCTTCCGGATTCCGGAATACAATGGGATTTGCATATAAGTTGAAAATTATGAGTGTTATATTCAGTTGTCTGATCAACCTTTCAATCAGTTTtgaatatataaatatttaaatgATCTGTTTATAGTTCCTTTGTTCGATTTTTGTGTCAAGGCATGAGACTAATAGAATGGCCAATAGCACATTGCAATTTATTAATGCTATCAAAAATAGAAGATAGGCTTCAGGACTATAATACACTTGCCCTTTTAACGATTTTACTATTGGACAGAGATCTAGGAGCGGTTGTACAAGATACAACTGATGCAGTTACGCACATGTATGCTAACTTCTGTTCtaacaaaataattttctttttgtgttGCAGTAAAAGAACCACCTATTGGATGTTACCATCTGAGAACGGTTGCTGACATTAGGCTATGTCCCTATCAAACTATAACTTGACAGCAAAAATCTTGATCCTGGTAACAAAAGCTTGTTGGTTGTTGCACATTGACAATCTTTTGTCGTCACCTAATTCCCAAGCTCCTGGAACATGTTAGTTAGAGAGCAGGAGATATAATTAACCAAATTTACCAGACATAACCATAGAGTAGTGCGAATCATTGATACCTTGCAGTCAACCGAGAACCAACTTCACTCATGCAATGTTCATTCCCGCTATGAATTTTGTTCCCCCCAAAGATGAAAGGCTTATCCTACATATTTGTGTCCGATGGAAGATGAATATTTAATGTTTATAATATAAAAGAAACCTATGTAAAAATAATAGGCTCGGTGCAAGCCCTGTGTTCTTCAGATTGTCATATTACCTTCTGATTCAGATGAAAAGAacttatattttcttttaaatcctTGCAGCAAGAAAAACCagggagaaaaaaaaaaactcactaAGGTACCGCAAAAAAAAATCATTATATTTAATACAATAAGTTTAAAATAACAAGAATGATAGGAATTAAATTGAAAAACCTTTCTGAACATCATGGAATGCTGAGGCTGGTTGATGTGAGATCCATTATTTGACTGGATTTCAGAGGTTAGGGATAGCTAGTCCCAAGAAAAAGGAGAACAAACAAGAATGATAGGAATTAAATTGAAAATAGCAATACTGGTGAAATTAAGAATTTGTAATTGTTATGTAAGAAAAAGACTAGCAAGAATTCACCTTGCTAAACAGTTCAATTGGAAGGTTGTGCTGAACCCTCTTTTCTGTTTGGAAATTGAATTCCTGTATTAATTAACACAAGATGTGACatcattatattttttctatCTGAAAATATATTATGGGGTGAAAACAGATGAACCAACTCACTGTCGGCACTGTGGATTCCTGCTTTCTATTCCGGAAAACACCAATATCTCCTTTACTTGAAAGTATCTGCAAAGGCATTAGGGAGTTGCTAGTACAATAGATCAAACTAAGAAGGGAGCAAAAAGTAGAACCTActtaatccaaaaaaaaaaaaaacaacaaaaatataatGGATNNNNNNNNNNNNNNNNNNNNNNNNNNNNNNNNNNNNNNNNNNNNNNNNNNNNNNNNNNNNNNNNNNNNNNNNNNNNNNNNNNNNNNNNNNNNNNNNNNNNNNNNNNNNNNNNNNNNNNNNNNNNNNNNNNNNNNNNNNNNNNNNNNNNNNNNNNNNNNNNNNNNNNNNNNNNNNNNNNNNNNNNNNNNNNNNNNNNNNNNNNNNNNNNNNNNNNNNNNNNNNNNNNNNNNNNNNNNNNNNNNNNNNNNNNNNNNNNNNNNNNNNNNNNNNNNNNNNNNNNNNNNNNNNNNNNNNNNNNNNNNNNNNNNNNNNNNNNNNNNNNNNNNNNNNNNNNNNNNNNNNNNNNNNNNNNNNNNNNNNNNNNNNNNNNNNNNNNNNNNNNNNNNNNNNNNNNNNNNNNNNNNNNNNNNNNNNNNNNNNNNNNNNNNNNNNNNNNNNNNNNNNNNNNNNNNNNNNNNNNNNNNNNNNNNNNNNNNNNNNNNNNNNNNNNNNNNNNNNNNNNNNNNNNNNNNNNNNNNNNNNNNNNNNNNNNNNNNNNNNNNNNNNNNNNNNNNNNNNNNNNNNNNNNNNNNNNNNNNNNNNNNNNNNNNNNNNNNNNNNNNNNNNNNNNNNNNNNNNNNNNNNNNNNNNNNNNNNNNNNNNNNNNNNNNNNNNNNNNNNNNNNNNNNNNNNNNNNNNNNNNNNNNNNNNNNNNNNNNNNNNNNNNNNNNNNNNNNNNNNNNNNNNNNNNNNNNNNNNNNNNNNNNNNNNNNNNNNNNNNNNNNNNNNNNNNNNNNNNNNNNNNNNNNNNNNNNNNNNNNNNNNNNNNNNNNNNNNNNNNNNNNNNNNNNNNNNNNNNNNNNNNNNNNNNNNNNNNNNNNNNNNNNNNNNNNNNNNNNNNNNNNNNNNNNNNNNNNNNNNNNNNNNATTCCAAAAACTTAAATAAAATGCATCAATCTAAGATAGTACAAACTTTAAAGTAATATATTCAAATATCCTTAGAATATAATTCGTGCTTATACTTTCCAACTTTATTACAACGTCTTGTTACCTTCCTATTAAGAGGCCGAGCTTTAAAGTTATGTGCAAAATCCAATCCATCATGCTTTGGAGCACTCATGGGAGTCATGGCAGATGGCCTATGCAAAAAGAGTACATTGAAGTTAGTCTCATTTCACGAATTATCATGTTACACTTAACATAATGCCATTTGTTACCTTCTCAAATCCCTGCCTCTATTTACTGTGGAAGAAGGAGGTTTGTCCAATCCCTGAAACTAACAAACTCAATTTCTGATGGAGTAATCATAGATATCTTCTACAGGTctacaggaaaataaagaaatatacGGCTGGCCAATCATAAGAGTTAGCAGCTTAAAAAAATTCGTATTTAATGCATTTCATATTGGTAGGATATGAGAAACTTTGAATACATACACTACACATGTCATGAAACACCAAAGTTTCTAAGAATTAGATGAACCTTGTCAGAATCTTTGCAGCGAAGTAAAGATGATGAAGTAGCGGATGAGTGTTGCATGGCCCTCTCCCATGTCTTCAGGTGAAATTCCTGAGAAACAAGACACAAAATATCTGAGCTTCAAAATAAATAATGCAGAACTCGTTTTGCTAATTAGTTGTTGTCTCGCCAGCAAAATCTTTTTCCATTTCTATATAACTCATGAAATAGtgacaaaagaaaaaaacataGATGAACCAAGAAAGCACGTGTTGAGAACTTACTTGAAATTCAGGCAACTGCGGAGTGCTCCTCTTGGGCAGTGGCAATGTAGGAGCATTAAGAATCTAGATTGTGGGCAAAATAGTTAAAAAGAGAGGACGGAGAAAGATTCACCAAAATTTGAAACCAAAGTCTATCAACTACAAATACTAACTTTTCTGTTTAATGGGCGTGCTTTGAATCTGGGCCCAGCCACTGTCACATGTTCTGCCTCTACAACATTTTTTGGTCTGAAACAGCCGCATATAACATCTTCAGTTTAATTTCTTGAGGAACATAATCCACAATAGCAAATTTCACTGAAAACTAAAACAACAAACCTTATCCTTTGTGCTCTATGAGCAGTTTCAAGTTCAGGCTCCCTAGGAATAGTAATCCTCAATTTGGTGTGTCTAGAGTTTTCTTCAGTAGTTACAATCTGCAATAATATACAAATTTACAGACATCATCATGTGGACCTCTTTCCTGCCTTTCCAGATATAGTCCTCTGCCCAAAGAACTTTAATTACTCGTATTATTCCAATTTACAAGGTCTCATTAGTCCTTAaccattttttaatatttttcaatCATCACAACGGTGATGTCACAGGAAACAAAGAATAGAGAATTCAATCTTCTGCTTACAAACTCAAAtagtaaaaagaatgaaaaaaaagtcGGGGTGGGGGAACATATTTTAGACACAACAAAATCCCCAACATGTCAAATGGAAGGTATTTagcaatttataaaatcaattttttaacAAAGGGAATATTCAAGAACTCTGCACTAGAATTTATAGTTTCCTACCTTGTTAGGTGCCTTATGTACAAAATTAGTTTGCTGAATCACATCACCAACCTGCCATAGAGATAGATATGGTAAGTATTTCAAATGCACtgtgtaaaataaatgaactTCCCAACAGCAGTTAAGCCACACTTAATTCCCAATTTACGGTCCAGTACTTCCATGGTACTACCAACCGAACATGAGAGCCAAATTTAATATACACAATCTATTAAATTGTTACCCATGAAAGCATCAATTAAGCTCTCATAACCTCCTTAGAGTATTATttctaataaataaaaatgtaatGCAGGCTTAGCGATAATTTTATAAGATGTTATATCTCCAACTAACTCGGAATTGCACAAATTTACAGCTGTAAATGATAAATTTTAAGATCGGTTTCTGGCATATACTAATTGGTTCAATCAGACAAATATAACACCCATCTCTCAGTTATTAGTTAAACAGAGAGGAAGAGGAATAGAGTAATTTACAGACCTTGCGCGAGTGACCATCCTCTAATTTCTGCCGTTTTGAAGCTTGAGTTTCTACCCCAGAAAAGGTAGACAAATTCATTTCCTTGTTCTGAGATAACTTCTGAAACCTGAAACAATGGGAAAATTGTAGATggcataaagaaaaaaaaaaggtaaattcAGTTCTTTCTGCATCCGCAGATCAGAAAGCATGAGCTAGCATCACCAGCCTCAGAAAAACTAGGGGAAAAGAAAGTAGAAAATAGTCCTGCAGGCCAACTGGTTACGAGTACATGACTTACAAAGAACATAGTAATTGCGAAGGCTGCATTTAAGATGATGTATCATGTTGAGAGAACAGAAATCTTGTGGAGAAATGCAAATACCATCAAACACGCAAACCTTGTGAACTAATAATATGTTAATTGTTTGCTTTTCGGATAATAGTTCATGCCTCCCTAACTATGAAAATGTATAAGCTAGTCAGAAAATCACCTCGAAGCAACATTTTGAGGAGCCCGATTTTGCTTAGCCAGCTGACTAGCTGTAGGTTTCATTAGTGTTGAACCCTTTCTCACAGTGGATTTAGCCTTTGATTTCAAACTGTTCCCGATTGTCTTACTGGTAAAGGTTAGTCCTAAAAGAGACAAATACTTGTCAAGCGATAAGCGGGAATAAAAAGagggaatttaaaaaaaaaaaaaaaagctacaaATAAGCGAAAGAGAATCTGATGAATTgtgaaaaaatcaataaaatactATAGTTGACATATAAGGTTAAAAAACTCAGAGCAGTTTGAGCACCAGGAATTACAGATAGGGTTTctaattaaagagaaaaattgGTAAATTCTTGTGATGCAGTTCATCATTCAATGCATTTAGAAGAATCACAATATACGATTACTAGGTGAACAACTTCTTTCAGAGAACAGTGTCCCGATCTATGATCATTCAATCACGTTGATTACCTGTGCTATTTACTTGTAACGGTTGCATTTGCATAGCTATATCTTGCAGAACTCCAGCCACCGATTTCGAATCTATCAAAGCAGAAAGCAGCTTAGATGACAATATCAGTGAAACAAGAACTAACAACATTTCGTAAAGTAAAATAGCATAGGCATACCACCATTGAAGCATTCCAGAGAAGAGGCGCTAACATCGTCTTCTCTAAGCACAAGCTTCGAAACAAAAGCTGAAACACAAGAGATTATTGAGCTAACCAAGGTGCATTGAATGAGGCATgagaaagaaagaggaaaggcGAAAACCGACGAGAAGGAGGGTAGCTGGCGGCCGTTTCGAACCAAAGCTCGGCTAGGCGAGCTTGAACGGGAGATTCTTGCACCGTGAAATCGAAGAAGCGCGCTGCATCAAACTCGTAATCGAGGTCGATTTCGTGAGCCACATAAACGTCATTCTCTATTTCCatgtcttcctcctcctcctccatcgTTGTGGTGGTCATCATCATCGTCGCCACCGCCTATTGCGATTGCGGGTTATGAAGCTCCGAATAGAACTCGTTGAAGAAAATGCACTGTTGAATGTTGATAGCTACTGTTACTGTTAGCCAGTCAAGCTACTGAGTACTGAGAGGGATTTTACATTTGAATACCAAATCGCCTCAttattcaatttaattaaatattatataatataataatagtattttgtatttttttaatttttatgcgTTTCGTTTCATGAAATGGAAGGTTGGCAAATGCCACCACCCAGTGTTGGGTCCATTGTAACTTGTAAGTATATATCTTAATTaagtaataattaatttaatagtaGTATACAAATTTATTCAAATAATTGTAATTAATTAGCTTGGGGTTATGGGAGAGGGGTTTTGTCTTGTTGCGCCGGGAGCTTAACCCTATGGCATATAAGTGTGTCCAGTACGTGGTAAGTGTAACGACCAAGACAGTACATCACTAACGATCCAAAATTTGAATTTGTGGGGACTGTTTGTTGGACGGATTTGCCCCTTTGGATAGGTCCTGTTTTGGTGCGGTGAGGTCAGTGCTCACATTGTGTCAAATGCGCACCACACTATAAACTGCAATTTCGGCGCCTCAGTCCTCTTTCCAATTGGCTACATTTCCCAGGACCCGAAATCCCCAGATTACCCTTAACGTTTCTCTTTTCTCACTCAGTTGGGCCGGGTCTGCACCTCTTGTTTTATTTCTGAATTTAGGACTCCACTCCACAGGTCCACTTACTCAGAATCAGAATCTAAAGGAAAATTTTCAATCACACAAAATAACGTGTCAAATATAGTCAATGCGTTTTCAGTGGCCCCAAA carries:
- the LOC107642995 gene encoding protein TPX2 isoform X6 is translated as MMMTTTTMEEEEEDMEIENDVYVAHEIDLDYEFDAARFFDFTVQESPVQARLAELWFETAASYPPSPFVSKLVLREDDVSASSLECFNGDSKSVAGVLQDIAMQMQPLQVNSTGLTFTSKTIGNSLKSKAKSTVRKGSTLMKPTASQLAKQNRAPQNVASRFQKLSQNKEMNLSTFSGVETQASKRQKLEDGHSRKVGDVIQQTNFVHKAPNKIVTTEENSRHTKLRITIPREPELETAHRAQRIRPKNVVEAEHVTVAGPRFKARPLNRKILNAPTLPLPKRSTPQLPEFQEFHLKTWERAMQHSSATSSSLLRCKDSDKFQGLDKPPSSTVNRGRDLRRPSAMTPMSAPKHDGLDFAHNFKARPLNRKILSSKGDIGVFRNRKQESTVPTEFNFQTEKRVQHNLPIELFSKLSLTSEIQSNNGSHINQPQHSMMFRKDKPFIFGGNKIHSGNEHCMSEVGSRLTARSLGIR
- the LOC107642995 gene encoding protein TPX2 isoform X5, which gives rise to MMMTTTTMEEEEEDMEIENDVYVAHEIDLDYEFDAARFFDFTVQESPVQARLAELWFETAASYPPSPFVSKLVLREDDVSASSLECFNGDSKSVAGVLQDIAMQMQPLQVNSTGLTFTSKTIGNSLKSKAKSTVRKGSTLMKPTASQLAKQNRAPQNVASRFQKLSQNKEMNLSTFSGVETQASKRQKLEDGHSRKVGDVIQQTNFVHKAPNKIVTTEENSRHTKLRITIPREPELETAHRAQRIRPKNVVEAEHVTVAGPRFKARPLNRKILNAPTLPLPKRSTPQLPEFQEFHLKTWERAMQHSSATSSSLLRCKDSDKFQGLDKPPSSTVNRGRDLRRPSAMTPMSAPKHDGLDFAHNFKARPLNRKILSSKGDIGVFRNRKQESTVPTEFNFQTEKRVQHNLPIELFSKLSLTSEIQSNNGSHINQPQHSMMFRKKDKPFIFGGNKIHSGNEHCMSEVGSRLTARSLGIR
- the LOC107642995 gene encoding protein TPX2 isoform X2 — encoded protein: MMMTTTTMEEEEEDMEIENDVYVAHEIDLDYEFDAARFFDFTVQESPVQARLAELWFETAASYPPSPFVSKLVLREDDVSASSLECFNDSKSVAGVLQDIAMQMQPLQVNSTGLTFTSKTIGNSLKSKAKSTVRKGSTLMKPTASQLAKQNRAPQNVASRFQKLSQNKEMNLSTFSGVETQASKRQKLEDGHSRKVGDVIQQTNFVHKAPNKIVTTEENSRHTKLRITIPREPELETAHRAQRIRPKNVVEAEHVTVAGPRFKARPLNRKILNAPTLPLPKRSTPQLPEFQEFHLKTWERAMQHSSATSSSLLRCKDSDKFQGLDKPPSSTVNRGRDLRRPSAMTPMSAPKHDGLDFAHNFKARPLNRKILSSKGDIGVFRNRKQESTVPTEFNFQTEKRVQHNLPIELFSKLSLTSEIQSNNGSHINQPQHSMMFRKDLKENISSFHLNQKDKPFIFGGNKIHSGNEHCMSEVGSRLTARSLGIR
- the LOC107642995 gene encoding protein TPX2 isoform X1, whose amino-acid sequence is MMMTTTTMEEEEEDMEIENDVYVAHEIDLDYEFDAARFFDFTVQESPVQARLAELWFETAASYPPSPFVSKLVLREDDVSASSLECFNGDSKSVAGVLQDIAMQMQPLQVNSTGLTFTSKTIGNSLKSKAKSTVRKGSTLMKPTASQLAKQNRAPQNVASRFQKLSQNKEMNLSTFSGVETQASKRQKLEDGHSRKVGDVIQQTNFVHKAPNKIVTTEENSRHTKLRITIPREPELETAHRAQRIRPKNVVEAEHVTVAGPRFKARPLNRKILNAPTLPLPKRSTPQLPEFQEFHLKTWERAMQHSSATSSSLLRCKDSDKFQGLDKPPSSTVNRGRDLRRPSAMTPMSAPKHDGLDFAHNFKARPLNRKILSSKGDIGVFRNRKQESTVPTEFNFQTEKRVQHNLPIELFSKLSLTSEIQSNNGSHINQPQHSMMFRKDLKENISSFHLNQKDKPFIFGGNKIHSGNEHCMSEVGSRLTARSLGIR
- the LOC107642995 gene encoding protein TPX2 isoform X4, whose amino-acid sequence is MMMTTTTMEEEEEDMEIENDVYVAHEIDLDYEFDAARFFDFTVQESPVQARLAELWFETAASYPPSPFVSKLVLREDDVSASSLECFNGDSKSVAGVLQDIAMQMQPLQVNSTGLTFTSKTIGNSLKSKAKSTVRKGSTLMKPTASQLAKQNRAPQNVASRFQKLSQNKEMNLSTFSGVETQASKRQKLEDGHSRKVGDVIQQTNFVHKAPNKIVTTEENSRHTKLRITIPREPELETAHRAQRIRPKNVVEAEHVTVAGPRFKARPLNRKILNAPTLPLPKRSTPQLPEFQEFHLKTWERAMQHSSATSSSLLRCKDSDKFQGLDKPPSSTVNRGRDLRRPSAMTPMSAPKHDGLDFAHNFKARPLNRKILSSKGDIGVFRNRKQESTVPTEFNFQTEKRVQHNLPIELFSKLSLTSEIQSNNGSHINQPQHSMMFRKDLKENISSFHLNQKDKPFIFGGNKIHSGNEHCMSEVGSRLTAR
- the LOC107642995 gene encoding protein TPX2 isoform X7 produces the protein MMMTTTTMEEEEEDMEIENDVYVAHEIDLDYEFDAARFFDFTVQESPVQARLAELWFETAASYPPSPFVSKLVLREDDVSASSLECFNGDSKSVAGVLQDIAMQMQPLQVNSTGLTFTSKTIGNSLKSKAKSTVRKGSTLMKPTASQLAKQNRAPQNVASRFQKLSQNKEMNLSTFSGVETQASKRQKLEDGHSRKVGDVIQQTNFVHKAPNKIVTTEENSRHTKLRITIPREPELETAHRAQRIRPKNVVEAEHVTVAGPRFKARPLNRKILNAPTLPLPKRSTPQLPEFQEFHLKTWERAMQHSSATSSSLLRCKDSDKFQGLDKPPSSTVNRGRDLRRPSAMTPMSAPKHDGLDFAHNFKARPLNRKILSSKGDIGVFRNRKQESTVPTEFNFQTEKRVQHNLPIELFSKLSLTSEIQSNNGSHINQPQHSMMFRKDKPFIFGGNKIHSGNEHCMSEVGSRLTAR
- the LOC107642995 gene encoding protein TPX2 isoform X3; the encoded protein is MMMTTTTMEEEEEDMEIENDVYVAHEIDLDYEFDAARFFDFTVQESPVQARLAELWFETAASYPPSPFVSKLVLREDDVSASSLECFNGDSKSVAGVLQDIAMQMQPLQVNSTGLTFTSKTIGNSLKSKAKSTVRKGSTLMKPTASQLAKQNRAPQNVASRFQKLSQNKEMNLSTFSGVETQASKRQKLEDGHSRKVGDVIQQTNFVHKAPNKIVTTEENSRHTKLRITIPREPELETAHRAQRIRPKNVVEAEHVTVAGPRFKARPLNRKILNAPTLPLPKRSTPQLPEFQEFHLKTWERAMQHSSATSSSLLRCKDSDKGLDKPPSSTVNRGRDLRRPSAMTPMSAPKHDGLDFAHNFKARPLNRKILSSKGDIGVFRNRKQESTVPTEFNFQTEKRVQHNLPIELFSKLSLTSEIQSNNGSHINQPQHSMMFRKDLKENISSFHLNQKDKPFIFGGNKIHSGNEHCMSEVGSRLTARSLGIR